CGGTGTAGGCAACGATTCCGCACATAGGAGAGCTCCGTTCGACCGATCGACGCCGGTCACTTGGGTCCGTGCCACGTCTCGAGGCACGGCGACCGCGAGCGTAGCTTTCCTTTCCCTCGACGCGAAACCAAGAAAAGCGGCTCACGCCTCGGCGCGGGGCCGGGCCCGAACGGCGAGCCCGAACAGGCGCCTACCCATCGAAACCATTGGATTTTTCGCCCCGGCACCGGGCTCGCTCGTGTCAGTCGACGCGGCGACCGGTCACCTGGCCGATGCTCTCGGTGGCCGTGAGCTTCGAGCGGCCCGGCGCCGAGCTCCCGGAGGCCGCGCGGGTGAGCCCGGCGAAGAACGCCCGCGAAGGTGCCGCGGCCTTGCCCGTCGCCGCGACGCCCTGGAGCGCCAGGCGGACCGCGAAGGTGCGCTCGTCGAGCGTCACCCATCGCACACCGTCCACGGAGCCCTCGCCCTTCACACGCGAGCCCGCGCCTTGGGGAGTCACCGTGAGCCTCGCGAAGAACGTGCTCTCGGACGAATAGATGCCATCGGTCGGGTAGCTGGCGGTCGCCGTCGCCACGTTCGCGCTCGCCGTCTCTCGGCGAAACACGCGCACGGTGTCGACGTCGGCGGGGCGGCACACGGCGAAGAACGGCGCCCCCTGATCGATCGACGCGCGGGCCATGAGGCACCCCTCCGCGCCGCGATCCACGTGCGAGCTCGCGACCGAGATGCCCGCGGTCCACGTGACGGCGTCGGTGACGTTCGGCTCGTGCACGAAATAGACGCCGTCGGCCGCGCCGACGAGATCGCCCGAGCGCGCCTCGAGGCCGAGCACGTCGCCGAGCTCACGCCGACCCGGGCAGCCACCGAGGCACGTGAACGGGTAGCCGTCGGCCGAGGCCGTCGTCGCCCACGGGTCCTCGAGGGCGTTCACGTTGTTCGTCCCGAGGAAGTGCGCACCGGCGGCCTTCGCTCTTCCGAACGATGCGGAATCGTTCAGATTGTAGACACGTGTGAGGTACCGCGCCCTGGCCGCCTCGGACGCGGTCGCGGTGGCGCCGGCCTCGAAGTTCAAGAAGACCACGTGCTTCTTGTTCGCCTCGTACTCGGCGAGCGAGCACTCTTGCGACGTCTCCGGAGCGATGAAGCCGAGCCGCTTCTCGGCGCCGCCGGCCACGTACGCCTCGAGCTTCGCGCCAGCCCCGCACGACGTGCCCCCGGTGAGCGCGAACACGACCTTGCCGCGCAGCTCGTCGAGCTTCGGCATCGTGCACGGCGGCGTGATCGCGCCTCGCAAGGAGGGCGCGCCCGGGCACCGCGCGAGCCAATCGGCCGGGGTGAAGATGGTGGACCTCCCGAGCTTGAGGAGCTGGGCGTCGAGATCGTCGGGCGAGTGGAACGCTTCGAAGTCGTCTTTGACGTCGACGAAGACGGTGACCACATCATGCTCGGGGACGGCACGATGGTACGCCGCGAGCGCGCCGATGCAGTCGGAGAGCTTGGTGCAGCTCGTCCCGTCGAAGCCGGGCGCGTCGAAATGGTACACGTAGAAGTCGTTCGCGAGGCTCGGCTGGAAGCGCTTTCCGTTGTGGATGTCGAGCTCCAGCGCGCGGACCTTGTGGTGAACGAGCTGATCGAAGAGCGGCTCGTCGCGCTCGTACGAGTTGTGCGAGGCCTTGGCTTGAACGCCGTCGTAGGGCGGAGAAGGCGCGCCACCATCACCCCCGTCGGGTGCGGCGCCGTCGACGTCGGGAGGCACCGAGCCCGTGGGGGACGTCGTGCCCGTGGGGGAGCTCGTCGTGGACGGAGCCGCGTCTCCGCTGTCGGGCTGCGCCGAGGCTCCACACGCGACGGCCGCGGGGACCAAGAGCCCGATCGCGGCGAAGAGCCTTGTCAGTCGGTGCGCCATCTCTCGGATCTTTTTCCGTTTTCCGGACGCGCGCAAGCGATGGGCTCCCGGGCGCCGCATTTCCTTGTACCTTCGCGACCGTGAAGCACGCATCGCTCGCCGTCTCGTTCGTCGCGCTCCTCTCCGTCATGGCCCCCGCCCGATCCGCGCTCGCCGTCGAGGCCCCGACCGACTGCCCCCCGGTTCGAACGGCAAGGTGAAGGACGGCTTCGCGTGGTGCGAGCCCTCGGTGTGCCTGCACGACGGCAACTGCGCTCCGAACGAGGTCTGCCGCACCGTGCCTTTGTGTGTCGAGGTAGGCACGCTGGCCGACGCGGGCGGCAAGGGCGAGGAGCGCCTCGTCGCTACCCAAAGGTGCGGCGCAGGCGGCGCGTGCCCGTCGACCCAGACGTGCTCGACGAAGGACCGCTGCCTCTCGCGCGACAAAGCGCAGAAGCTCGGGCTCCTTGCCCCGGCCGCGGCGCCGAGCGCGAGCGCGGGACCTGCGAGCTCCGCTCCCGAAGCGAAGAAGTCGGCCTGTGGCTGCGAGGTCGCAGGCGCCCCCACGTCGAGCGGGCTCGGGCTCCTCGCGGCGGCCAGCGGCCTCGCGCTCGTCTTCGCACGACGCCGCCACCGCGCCGACGACTGACCTCTCCGCGGCTACGGCGCGGGCTCGATGCGGAAGACGTCGGAGCGGAACACCTTGCCGTCGATGGCGTTGCCCGACCCGACGAAGAGCGCCCCGCGGTGCGCCCACACGCACGCCGCGTGTCGCTCGACGAAGCCGGGGACCTTCTGGTCGTACCAATTCTCGCCGTCGGCCGTGTACCAGAAATCGCCTAGATTTCCCGAGGGCTCGTACCCCGCGATGACCCAGAGGCGGCCGTCGAAGGCGACCACGTTGTGCGACTGACGAGGCGCGAACGGCGGGGCCTCGCGGGCCTTCGTCCACGCCGCGCCGTCGGCCGTGCTCCACGCGTCGGCGCGAAACTCCCGCGCGTTGCGGCCCGCGGGAGGGTCCTCGTAGCTCCCGCCACCGACGACCCAGAGGCGACCGGCGTGCACGGCGGTGTTGCCCACGAACGAACGGGGCTCCCACGAGGGCCCGACGGGCTCGACCCGCTGCCACGCGGCCCCGTCGCGCGACGACCACACGTCACCGAAGAGCGCGGCCGAGAAGTCCTCGCCCGGGCGGGGCACGACGAACTGCTCGATGCGTTGGCCCCCCATGACCCAGAGGCGCCCGCCGAAGTGCGCGCTCATGTGGAGGGCGCGCGCGCCGAACCCGGCCGCGTCGGTGACACGCGTCCAGCGCTTGCCGTCGCTCGACCTCCATACGTCGCGTTGGTAGCGGCCCTGGAGGGGATCGCCGCCCAGGATCCACATCGCGTCGTCCATCACCTCGTAGCCGGCGAGGTGCCGCCCTTCCCAGTCGGCGGTGGCGTCGAAGTCGGCCGTGAGGAACGTGTTCGGCTTCTCCTCGCGCCAGGCGACGCCGTCCGCGCTGCTCCACACATCGTTCGCCGTAGACCGTGGGAATCGTTCAGGATTCCATCCTCCGATGAGCCACATACGGTCCCTGTGGACGAGCGCGCCGGCCCCGTCGCGCGGGCCGAACGGGGCCTCGGCGAGCAAACGGGTCGCGCGGTACGCACGCCGTTGGGAGGCCACGAGCGCGACGTCCCGCGTCTCGCGGGAGACCTTGCCCACGGTGAGGCGCAGGCGTAGGCGCGGCTCTCCGTCGGCGGGCACCGTGTAGAGGTACCGCCCGGCCCGCGCCTGAACGAAGGCGACCTCCGCGTAGGTCGCGCCGCCGTCCCGGCTCACCGCGAAAGAGCCTGTCTCTTCGGGCGGGAACGGCGCGCCGTCCCACGCGATCGCGTGCACGCTCTCGCGCGCCCACACGACGCCGTCGGGCACGGGCGACACCTCGAACGGGACGGCGCTCTCGCTCGCCGTGAAGAAGTTCGAGCGGTAGCCGCACCCCGGCGCGAGGCCCGAGACGAGCGCGAAGACGACGGCCCCGACGGCGCGCGCCTGGAACGTCGATTTCCGAAGGCTGTGCCCCATCGCACCGACCAGGGTACCCGAGGGCGCCCAAATCGCCCGAACCATCGACGTTTCGGGCTTGAAGACCGGGCGGGCTCGACTACACCTCGGGCGGTCACTTCCCGGGCGGCATGCCCGCCGGCGCCGGGTGAGCGGAGGGCACGTGCAATACAATCTGTCGACAGAGGACTACATCCACGGGGGTCTCCAGAAGGACTTCTACGGCCAGGACGACGTCGAGGCGTGCAAGTGCCCGCTGTGCGACGACTTCGTCCCGTCGACGGTGGTGTACCGCGAGCGAGGGAACCTCGCCGTCGTGCGTTGCGACCGCTGCGACCTCTTCTACGTGAACCCCCGCGCCAAGGCGTCGTCCGAGAACTACCACGGGGATCCGGCGGTCTACTTCGAGGAGGCGCGCCTCATCTTCGCGGGCAAAAAAGCGCACCACCGCGACAAGAACTACGAGTGGGAGATCCGCGAGATCCAGAAGCTCAAGCCGAAGGGGCGCCTGCTCGACATCGCACGAACATGGGCTTTTTCCTGCGAAAGTGCGTCGAGGCCGGGTACGCGGCCGAGGGCGTCGAGCCTTCGCCGTCGCTCTCGAAGATCGCGCGTGAGCAGTTCGGGCTCACCATCACGAACAGCTATTTCGAGGCCGCGGGCTTCGCGAAGGGCTCGTTCGACGTCATCACGATGATCGACGTGTTCGAGCACGTCGCGAACCCGATCGAGCTGCTCGGTACGGCGCGCCAAGTCTTGGCCGACGACGGCGTGCTCGCGATCAAGGTCCCGAACGGGAACTACAACCTCTTGAAGCAGCGCATCGCGGAGCGCACGAAGCGCGAGGCCCAGTACGACATCTGGGACTCGTACGAGCACATCGTGCACTACACGCCCGAGACCATGGAAAAGATGGCCAAAAAGGGCGGGTTCCGCGTCGAGAAGCTCCTGCTCCCGATCCCCATCCACTCGCCCGTGTGGGCCAACATGGTGGGCCACTACTACCAGTACGCGTCGCCGTTCTGGATGGACTGGAAGCGCATCACGCTTCGGAACCTGTTCTACGCGGCCGGCAGGCTCGAGCAGGCGGCCCAGAGGTCGCCCCACTTCGCCCCCGACCTCATGTTCATGCTCAAAAAGGCCTGAAATAACGCCTCCCGAGGGCCCGCGAAGGCGCGGGTCCTCGAGGCCTTTCACACGAGAGGAGAGCCACGTATGCTGGCTCGAATGCGCGCGCGTGCACTCTGCCTCGGTTTCGCCTTCGCCCTCGCTCTGGTCGCGCCGCTCGGCTGCTCGGCCGCGCTCGAGGAGGACGACGTCGCGCTCGACGAAGAAGAGAACGCCGTGAAGGTCGACACTCGGAGCCCCGCCGCGCGCGCCCAGTACGACGCCAACGTCGCGTTCGCGAACAGCTACCGGCCTCGGTGCACGGGCGCCGCCACGCCGGGTCGAAAGCGCGTGCTCGTGACGGGCTACGGTCGCTTCCAGAGCATCACGAACAACGCGACGGGGCGCATGGTCGCCTCGCTCGTGCCGGGCATGGCTTACCCGGAGACTGTGCCCGCACCCTCGGGGCAGGTCGATCCGCCAGCGCCGCAGCTCTCGGTCGCGCTCGGGAAAATGCAGCTCCCGAACGCGGGCGAGGTCGACGTGTGCGCCATGGTGTTGCCCGTCTTTTGGGACCTCGCCGCCATCCTCGTGGCCAAAGAGGCCGAGGCGTTCGGGCCGGATCTCGTGCTCATGAACGGCGTCGCGGGCTCGCGGCAAGACGTGTGGATCGAGCTCGGCGCGGTCAACCGTGCCGTGGCCCTCGAGGACGGCTCCGAGAACCTCCGCCCCCTCCCCGACGATCCCTCGCGCCTCGCGCCGATCCTGACGTCGGGCCCCTCCGAGCGCGCGAACCTCATGTCGTGGCGCACCGTGCTCTCGGCCGCCCAGCAGGAGCGCGACGCGTTGGCGCGCGAGACCTCCGACGACACGTCCTTCGGCGACGTCGTGCGTGGTGCGAAGCTCGCGGGCTTCCCTCGAAGCTCGAACACGTACCTGTGCAACAACGTCACGTACGCCATGGGCCACTTGATGGACAACCCCGGGCTCACGGTGAGCCTCCTCCGCGCGAGCCCGCGCGTGGCCGGAAAGCCCAACGACGTGCGCGTCCGCATCACGCGTGACCTTCGCAATGTGCCGCGCGCGTTCATGCACTGGCCGAGCGAGCTCGCGCGGGTGCACACGGCGTCCGGAGCGCGGGTCATGCGGGCCGTGATCGACGCCCAGCTCTCGCGCACGACGACCGACGCCCCGACCCGAGGCGACAAACGCGACGCCGCGCCCGACCTCGCCGGCGGCCCGACGTTCTAGCGACCGCACGCACCACGGTCCCACCTGCCCGCCCCCTGCGTACGGTCGCTGGGGGCGTTTTTTCGTGCCGCGTGCCCGATGGGAGACGCGTCATTTCCTTTTTCTTTCATGTACCTACGTGCAAAAGCGCAAAGTGTCGTGTGTCACTTGACACTTTTCACTAACGCGGTACGTTGAAGGCATGCTGAACGATGCGCTCTCGCAGCTCGGCCGCGACGTTCGAACCGTCGTCTCGTCGTTCCTCGGTCAGAAGCCCTCGCCGCTCGTGACGCGGCGATCGCGGCGCGCGCCTCCGCTCGTGACGAGCCCTTCGCTCGGGCGCCCCATGCGCATCGCCGAGAAGATCCACGAGACGGCCGAGACCGTGTCCCTCGTGCTCGAGGCCGTCGGCGGTGAGCCGATCGACTTTCGCCCGGGGCAGTTCTTCACGCTCGTCGTGCCGGTCGGAGGCACGCTCCACAAGCGGGCCTACTCGGCCTCGTCGCGCCCCGGTGAGCTCGGTGGGCGCGTGCGTGTCACGGTGAAGCGCGTGGGCGGGGGCCTCGTGAGCGGGCGCCTCGTCTCGGACGAGACCCGCGTGGGCGACGTGCTCTCGGTGCTGGGTCCCTCGGGCAGCTTCGGGCCAAGCGCCGCGAGCGGCCCGCGCGCCCTCGTGCTCCTCGCCGGGGGCAGCGGCATCACGCCCATGATGTCCATCGCGCGCACCCTGCTCTCCCTCGAGCCCGAGACCACGATCCACCTCGTCTACGGCAACCGCTCCAAGGCCGACATCCCCTTCCTCGGCGAGCTCGGGGACCTCGCGCGTGAGCACGGCGGGCGCTTCTCGGTGCGGCACGTGCTCTCCGAGCCGGCGGAGGGCTTCGAGCACACGCGCGGTGCCCTCACGAGGGACGTGGTCGAGCGCGAGGTTCGGCCGCTCCTCACCCCGAGCTCCGAGGTGCTCGTGTGCGGTCCCGAGGGCATGATGTCCGAGGCGCGCGCGGCCCTCGACGGCCTCGGCGTGCCGCGCGACCGGGTGCACGAAGAGGCGTTCGTGTCGCCGCGCGAGGACACGAGATCCCCCACGGCTCCCGTGGCCGTCACGGTGACCCGAAACGGCGCAAAAAAGCACGCGGTGCAGATGGTGGGACAGACCTTGCTCGAGGCCGGGCTCGCGGCCACGATCGACATGCCCTTCTCGTGCGCCATGGGCGGCTGCGGGGCCTGCAAGGTGAAGCTCGTCGCCGGAGAGACGACCCACGAGGGCTCGGCCCTCACGCCCCTCGAGCGGGAGCGCGGCTACGTGCTCGCCTGCGTCGACCGCGCGCTCGGCCCGTGCGAGCTCGAGGTCGACCCGTGACACTCCGCGAGAGGCCGGAGCCGAAGCCCAAGGGCGAGCGCGCCGTCGAGGCCCCGCGCGCCGAGAAGAAGCGCGCGCCGAAGCCGCACGACGTCCCCCTCAAGATGAAAGACCTCGTCGCGCGCACGGGCGTGCCACGCCAGGTCATTCACTTCTACATCCAACAAGGGCTCCTGCCCGAGGGCAAGAAGACCGGCCGCAACATGGCCTTCTACGACCAGTCGCACGTGGAGCGCATCGAGCTCGTTCGCAAGCTCCAGCACGAGCGCTTCTTGCCACTCAAGGTCATCAAGGCCATGCTCGACCAAACGGACGAGTCGTTCAGCCCCGCGCAGAAGAGGCTGCTCTCCGAGGTGAAGGGGCACCTCTCGGGCGCGTCGGCCCTGCTCCCGGACGAGGCCACGGTCGACGCGGACGCCCTCGCCAAGGCCCGCGGCATCACCGAGGTCGATCTCGAAGAGCTCGCGAAGAGCGGCTTCATCGTGCTCAATCGCGCCCCGAGCGGAGAGCGCACGATCGCCTCGCGTGACGCGTGGATCATCGATCTTTGGGGCGAGTTCCGCGCCGCCGGGCTCACGAAGGAGCTCGGGTTCACTCCCCAGGATCTCGCCATCTTCGAGGACTTCGTGTCGCAGCTCTTCCGCGCCGAGGTCCGCATGCTCACCGACCGCGTCTCGCACCTCCCCCCACAAGTCCTCGCTACGATGGTCGAGCGCGCCATGCCGCTCGTGAACACGCTGATCACCCGGTGGCACATGGGCAAAGCCCACGCCATCTTCGCCACTCTCGGAGAGCCCACATGACGGTACTTCAGCGCATCGCCGACCTCCTCCCGCTCAAAGTTCGCAATCAGCTCGAGGCGTACGGAGACGCGATCGACGTGCTCACCGA
The DNA window shown above is from Myxococcales bacterium and carries:
- a CDS encoding ferredoxin--NADP reductase, which codes for MLNDALSQLGRDVRTVVSSFLGQKPSPLVTRRSRRAPPLVTSPSLGRPMRIAEKIHETAETVSLVLEAVGGEPIDFRPGQFFTLVVPVGGTLHKRAYSASSRPGELGGRVRVTVKRVGGGLVSGRLVSDETRVGDVLSVLGPSGSFGPSAASGPRALVLLAGGSGITPMMSIARTLLSLEPETTIHLVYGNRSKADIPFLGELGDLAREHGGRFSVRHVLSEPAEGFEHTRGALTRDVVEREVRPLLTPSSEVLVCGPEGMMSEARAALDGLGVPRDRVHEEAFVSPREDTRSPTAPVAVTVTRNGAKKHAVQMVGQTLLEAGLAATIDMPFSCAMGGCGACKVKLVAGETTHEGSALTPLERERGYVLACVDRALGPCELEVDP
- a CDS encoding MerR family transcriptional regulator, which encodes MTLRERPEPKPKGERAVEAPRAEKKRAPKPHDVPLKMKDLVARTGVPRQVIHFYIQQGLLPEGKKTGRNMAFYDQSHVERIELVRKLQHERFLPLKVIKAMLDQTDESFSPAQKRLLSEVKGHLSGASALLPDEATVDADALAKARGITEVDLEELAKSGFIVLNRAPSGERTIASRDAWIIDLWGEFRAAGLTKELGFTPQDLAIFEDFVSQLFRAEVRMLTDRVSHLPPQVLATMVERAMPLVNTLITRWHMGKAHAIFATLGEPT
- a CDS encoding class I SAM-dependent methyltransferase, coding for MGFFLRKCVEAGYAAEGVEPSPSLSKIAREQFGLTITNSYFEAAGFAKGSFDVITMIDVFEHVANPIELLGTARQVLADDGVLAIKVPNGNYNLLKQRIAERTKREAQYDIWDSYEHIVHYTPETMEKMAKKGGFRVEKLLLPIPIHSPVWANMVGHYYQYASPFWMDWKRITLRNLFYAAGRLEQAAQRSPHFAPDLMFMLKKA